One Lucilia cuprina isolate Lc7/37 chromosome 4, ASM2204524v1, whole genome shotgun sequence DNA segment encodes these proteins:
- the LOC111690971 gene encoding probable Dol-P-Man:Man(7)GlcNAc(2)-PP-Dol alpha-1,6-mannosyltransferase has translation LSIYLSIYLSIYLSIYLSIYLYIFTVRLILAAVVTVAWTKLKRVITKLYGSNVSFWFSLITLTQFHFIFYMSRTLPNIMALPLVLYALAYWLNGQLKPFIICSGIAILVFRSELIIFLGLLLLFDLLFRKVTIDRILKIALPAGLVILATSIVVDSFFWKRLLWPEGEVLWYNTVLNKSSDWGTSPFLWYFYSAFPRAMGASLLFVPIGLLLERRIRPIVISAIGFVLIYSILPHKELRFIIYVFPVLNLAAATACQRFWQNSSKSIWHGFLSLCAGGHLLVNVLITLFLLLVSRTNYPGGFALRNLHNLEYNTTNVSVHISNLAAQSGVSRFLQIRDDWRYCKNEHMKYTKEETKQYTHLLMEAKNKFNTQMWPSLQEDYDTMEFIDCFNSIGIQYNSIMPVKIKTKPCLAILKRKEKPKIKENITKPEKKKKRSLEVEEEKLTLEELPKSKEVKTEKTKKLKKKKSTEVVTQSLELETQNIENKKNLNIEEENSAQEIVDDISHKSQEIKDDLNVPVIQETPLNPPADLTKLLSQGLSLEDDAIVSTVESYEDLPQPSEEANDSAQVNKEINFQELHNLALGQVNRKTRATKLKIRRIIEQHYRSKGKHIENDSKEKKYTTTVAPNASTRQSVKAIIKQERIKDMIEQISTMDLTKMCNLEKVSTKDCLKLVIDKIDEDGGSHATAS, from the exons ctatctatctatctatctatctatctatctatctatctatctatctatctatctatctatctttatatatttacagTACGTTTAATATTAGCTGCTGTTGTCACTGTGGCCTGGACCAAATTGAAACGTGTGATAACCAAGTTGTACGGCTCCAATGTTAGTTTTTGGTTTAGTCTTATAACTTTAACacaatttcatttcatattctACATGAGTAGAACTTTACCCAATATAATGGCACTGCCTCTAG TCTTATATGCTTTGGCTTATTGGTTAAATGGTCAATTGAAACCGTTTATTATATGCTCCGGCATAGCTATATTGGTTTTTCGTTCGGAGTTGATTATATTTCTAGGTTTGCTTTTGCTATTCGATTTGCTATTCCGTAAAGTAACGATAGACAG aattttaaaaattgctttaCCAGCTGGTTTGGTAATTTTGGCTACTTCTATTGTAGTGGATTCATTCTTTTGGAAAAGACTTTTATGGCCAGAGGGTGAAGTATTATGGTATAATACTGTACTAAATAAAAGCTCCGATTGGGGA ACTTCTCCTTTTTTGTGGTATTTCTATTCAGCTTTTCCACGTGCCATGGGTGCCTCCCTACTATTTGTGCCCATAGGTCTATTGCTGGAACGTCGCATAAGACCTATTGTTATATCTGCTATAGGATTCGTTTTAATCTATTCTATATTACCTCATAAAGAATtacgttttattatttatgtatttcccGTATTGAATTTAGCAGCAGCCACGGCTTGTCAAAGATT CTGGCAAAATAGTTCAAAATCTATATGGCATGGTTTCTTATCTTTATGTGCTGGTGGCCATTTATTGGTCAAtgttttaataacattatttttgttattggttTCACGTACCAATTACCCTGGCGGTTTCGCTTTAAGAAACCTACACAATTTAGAATATAATACTACAAATGTTTCAGTTCACATATCCAATTTAGCAGCTCAAAGTGGTGTTAGTAGATTTTTGCAAATCAGGGATGATTGGAG ATATTGTAAAAATGAACATATGAAATATACCAAAGAAGAAACTAAACAATATACACATTTACTAATGGAagccaaaaataagtttaataccCAAATGTGGCCATCTCTGCAAGAAGACTATGATACAATGGAGTTTATAGATTGTTTTAATAGCATAGGTATACAGTACAATTCAATAATGccggttaaaattaaaacaaaacccTGTTTGGCTATTttgaaaaggaaagaaaaacctaaaataaaggaaaatataacaaaacctgaaaagaaaaagaaaagatcTTTAGAAGttgaagaagaaaaactaaCTTTGGAAGAGCTACCAAAATCCAAAGaagttaaaacagaaaaaacaaaaaaacttaaaaagaagaAATCTACTGAAGTTGTTACACAAAGTTTGGAGCTAGAAactcaaaatatagaaaataaaaaaaatttaaatattgaagaGGAAAACTCAGCCCAGGAGATTGTAGATGATATATCACACAAATCACAAGAAATTAAAGATGATCTGAATGTACCAGTAATACAGGAGACACCATTAAATCCTCCAGCCGATTTAACAAAACTTCTTAGTCAAGGCTTAAGTTTAGAAGATGATGCTATAGTATCCACTGTAGAATCCTATGAAGATTTACCGCAGCCATCGGAGGAAGCGAATGATTCAGCACaagtaaataaagaaattaatttccAAGAATTACACAATTTAGCCTTAGGGCAAGTTAATCGTAAAACGCGAGCAACGAAATTAAAAATACGCAGAATTATTGAACAACATTATCGATCGAAAGGTAAACATATCGAAAATGATtccaaagagaaaaaatatactaCCACTGTAGCACCAAACGCCTCGACACGACAATCGGTTAAGGCCATTATTAAACAGGAACGCATTAAAGATATGATAGAACAAATTTCTACCATGGATCTGACCAAAATGTGCAATTTAGAAAAAGTCTCCACAAAAGATTGTCTAAAATTAGTTATTGATAAAATTGATGAGGATGGTGGTAGTCATGCTACAGCCAGTTAA
- the LOC111690967 gene encoding protein sel-1 homolog 1, protein MKLSLITAVAIILLAGFVVAELQGPQVTSGEAKDILETTESPTKPTSSNEEADAEEDSNEAPNNQRKAAKYIDDQMTAAKKAAQIAATMQPGEGGDGKNKLLQLAIFERLWNEEMVRKKLQEQIETIEAKREPVEAVDPTQEEIEAQSMYERAMEIFNGANPNKRVAHTLLRKAAEMKNSQARSTLAWLRIFEQETEYDLSYAAKEFEELAKEGLGQAHLGLAYLYSVGVGGKNVSQPLALIHLTLAALDGESLAEMALGYRYSFGINVPASCEKSLSYYKRVAAKVAANVKFSSGPLVHRVRLLDESENPGSQETEIVDYYQLLADKGDVQSQVGLGQLYYQGGKAIKQDHQKALEYFTLAANAGNAIGYAFLGKLYLEGSEHIKADNETAFKYFAKAANLGDPVGQSGLGLMYLKGYGVPKDPLKALNYFTMAADQGWVDGQLQLGMMYFTGNGVKTDYKLALKYFNLASQSGHVLAYYNLGIMHAYGIGILRSCAAAVEFFKNVAERGTWSSHLMKAYTNYKNNNINEAFLIYALLAEVGYEVAQSNAAYLLDRGDVTIFHDRNEELIRAFYYWKRAAAQGYSAAQVKLGDYYYYGWGTDIDFEMAAALYRKASEQQYNAQAMFNLGYMHEKGLGMKKDWHLAKRQYDLAAVTNADAKVPVAIALLKLQLLAKIESIKESPYKFIFYLDENIAANWDLYMITILTLLLGFIMYTRRTLENQRQQILENIQQDENTIEQLNNENATATTTENDTTNTPSTLTSATTTATTKTTTTTTETTQDSKNDQPSTSSKTSTATTSSTSQITTSTTSTTSTSASSALPSAASNSIADPTE, encoded by the exons atgaaattaagcttAATTACGGCCGTTGCAATTATTTTGCTTGCGGGGTTTGTTGTGGCCGAACTTCAAGGGCCTCAAGTGACAAGTGGCGAAGCAAAAGATATTTTGGAAACAACGGAAAGTCCAACTAAGCCAACATCGTCTAATGAGGAAGCGGACGCTGAAGAAGATTCCAATGAAGCTCCCAATAATCAACGTAAAGCAGCCAAGTATATCGATGATCAAATGACGGCAGCCAAAAAGGCTGCCCAAATAGCAGCCACAATGCAACCGGGAGAAGGCGGCgatggaaaaaataaacttttacaacTTGCCATCTTTGAGCGTTTATGGAATGAAGAGATGGTGCGCAAAAAGTTACAGGAACAAATCGAAACGATTGAAGCAAAAAGAGAACCCGTCGAAGCAGTCGATCCAACACAAGAAGAAATTGAAG ctCAAAGTATGTATGAAAGGGCAATGGAAATATTTAATGGTGCCAATCCCAATAAACGTGTAGCTCATACATTGCTGCGAAAAGCTGCTGAAATGAAAAATAGCCAAGCTCGTTCTACTTTAGCCTGGCTACGTATTTTCGAACAAGAAACGGAATATGATTTAAGTTATGCAGCCAAAGAATTTGAAGAATTGGCCAAAGAAGGTTTGGGCCAAGCACATTTG GGTCTGGCTTACCTCTATTCCGTGGGAGTCGGCGGCAAAAATGTAAGTCAACCTTTGGCTTTGATACACTTAACTTTGGCAGCACTCGATGGTGAATCGTTAGCTGAGATGGCTTTAGGTTATCGTTATTCCTTTGGTATTAATGTACCAGCCAGTTGTGAAAAGTCGTTGTCGTATTATAAAAGAGTAGCTGCAAAAGTTGCTgctaatgtaaaattctctAGTGGACCTTTGGTGCACCGTGTCAGACTTTTAGATGAATCTGAAAATCCCGGTAGTCAAGAAACAGAAATTGTTGACTATTATCAATTGCTGGCCGACAAAGGTGACGTACAATCACAAGTGGGCTTGGGACAACTTTACTATCAAGGTGGCAAGGCAATTAAACAGGATCATCAGAAAGCTTTAGAATATTTTACATTGGCAGCCAATGCCGGTAATGCAATTGGCTATGCCTTCTTGGGTAAACTATATTTAGAGGGCAGTGAGCATATAAAAGCTGATAATGAAACTGCATTTAAG taTTTTGCCAAAGCTGCCAACTTAGGAGATCCCGTTGGTCAAAGTGGTTTGGGTTTGATGTATTTAAAAGGTTACGGTGTACCCAAAGATCCCTTAAAGGCTTTAAACTATTTCACTATGGCTGCCGATCAAGGCTGGGTCGATGGCCAATTACAATTGGGAATGATGTATTTTA ctGGGAATGGCGTTAAAACTGATTATAAATTGgccttaaaatatttcaatttggcCTCTCAATCTGGACATGTTTTGGCTTATTATAATTTGGGTATTATGCATGCTTATGGCATTGGTATATTACGTTCCTGTGCAGCTGCTGTCGAG tttttcaaaaatgtggCTGAACGTGGCACTTGGAGTTCACATCTGATGAAAGCTTATaccaattacaaaaacaataacatcaaCGAAGCCTTTTTGATATATGCTCTCCTCGCAGAAGTAGGCTATGAAGTGGCACAAAGTAATGCTGCTTATCTTTTAGATCGCGGTGATGTTACCATCTTTCATGATCGCAACGAAGAATTAATAAGAGCTTTTTACTATTGGAAACGTGCAGCAGCTCAGGGCTATTCGGCAGCTCAAGTGAAGTTAGGAGATTATTACTATTACGGCTGGGGAACTGATATTGATTTTGAAATGGCTGCTGCTTTATATCGTAAAGCCTCTGAGCAACAATATAATGCCCAAGCCATGTTTAATTTGGGTTATATGCACGAGAAAGGTTTGGGCATGAAGAAAGACTGGCACTTGGCTAAACGTCAATATGATTTAGCGGCTGTGACAAATGCCGATGCTAAAGTTCCCGTTGCCATAGCATTGTTAAAATTGCAATTGTTGGCCAAAATTGAATCGATTAAAGAG tCACCctataaatttatcttttatttgGACGAAAACATTGCTGCTAATTGGGATTTATATATGATTACTATATTGACTCTGCTGTTGGGTTTCATCATGTACACTAGACGTACTTTAGAAAACCAACGGCAACAGATTCTAGAAAATATTCAACAAGATGAAAATACCATAGAACAACTAAACAATGAGAAtgctacagcaacaacaactgaaAATGACACAACTAATACACCATCTACACTAacttcagcaacaacaactgctACTACTAAaactactacaactactacaGAAACTACTCAAGACTCTAAAAATGATCAACCATCAACTTCGTCAAAGACGTCTACAGCAACAACGTCGTCTACATCACAAATTACAACATCTACGACTTCTACAACAAGCACATCAGCGTCGTCAGCATTACCATCGGCTGCTTCAAATTCTATAGCTGATCCCACGGAATAA
- the LOC111690992 gene encoding cytochrome c oxidase subunit 7A1, mitochondrial, whose translation MFHLTRPLNRITLNRFIMLTGQRMQHQQQCVKKSKLPAKLQRLQKLFQEKNDLKVFLKGGAKDKMLYYSTLGLAGMGLLYNIVFLAGYIID comes from the exons ATGTTCCATTTAACACGg cCCTTAAATCGCATCACCTTGAACCGTTTTATTATGCTAACCGGCCAGCGCATGCAGCATCAGCAACAATGTGTCAAAAAAAGTAAACTGCCGGCAAAACTACAAcgtttacaaaaactttttcagGAGAAAAACGATCTGAAGGTGTTTCTTAAAGGTGGAGCAAAAGATAAAATGCTGTATTATAGCACTTTAGGTTTAGCAGGAATGGGTTTATTGTATAATATAGTGTTTTTGGCAGGTTATATAATTGATTAA
- the LOC111690976 gene encoding ran-binding protein 3: MSENNDNSNESNSMGSDSILQSSRLTGGGSVGGNPVLRAGVLRPSVLGPSRLGSALTNNSTANNVTSSNDASDGVETASGGCEVAGGDSVENKSNEKAGNPFLKDHKGDEEGEGDDQEDSAAAAKGNDNGENNDESDERPDPLSLLRKNGMERSNLFAAAKNSIPLVEKSGFVFGQNVHERVVGENLKADSTTTADNAESSTSTSGEGLLFSSVIQNAAAAAKSSEGCDSSSGKDTNTEVKSLTEVAREYEESRAQKRKYEEVETFTGEENEVNIVDLNCKLFAFVNSNWEERGRGSLRLNDSKIEHECSRLVFRTAGNLRLLLNTKVWAGMVVERPSQKSLRLTAMDNTGKIKIFLVMARPVEINQLYSALVERIDKRKISHPDELLCAASNNSGEQNTEEIKNGSAKHLSEEAAAVAEPDHDDSTEPSPKKTILSVDEASSNVQQ, from the exons ATGTCGGAAAATAATG ATAACTCAAACGAATCGAATAGCATGGGCAGTGACTCTATACTACAGAGTTCTCGTCTAACTGGTGGCGGTAGTGTTGGTGGTAATCCAGTATTAAGAGCCGGTGTTTTGCGTCCATCGGTGCTAGGACCATCTAGACTGGGTTCGGCCTTAACAAATAATAGCACAGCAAATAATGTGACGTCATCAAATGATGCAAGTGATGGCGTAGAAACAGCTTCCGGTGGTTGTGAGGTAGCTGGAGGAGATAGCGtggaaaataaatcaaatgaaaaagCAGGTAATCCTTTCTTAAAAGATCACAAAGGAGATGAAGAAGGTGAGGGAGATGATCAAGAGGATTCTGCAGCCGCAGCCAAAGGAAACGATAATGGCGAAAACAATGATGAATCTGATGAACGTCCGGATCCATTGTCATTGTTACGTAAAAATGGTATGGAACGTTCTAATCTTTTTGCTGCTGCCAAAAATTCTATACCTTTGGTTGAAAAGTCTGGTTTTGTTTTTGGACAAAATGTTCATGAACGTGTTGTGGGT gaaaatttaaaagCCGATTCTACTACCACCGCTGATAATGCTGAATCTTCAACTTCGACTTCCGGAGAAGGTCTGTTGTTTTCAAGTGTTATACAAAACGCTGCTGCTGCAGCCAAATCATCAGAAGGTTGTGACTCTTCTTCGGGCAAAGATACCAATACCGAAGTTAAAAGCCTTACCGAGGTAGCACGAGAGTATGAAGAGAGTCGGGCTCAAAAACGTAAATACGAAGAAGTTGAAACATTTACCGGCGAAGAAAATGAAGTGAACATTGTGgat tTAAATTGCAAGTTATTTGCTTTTGTCAATAGCAACTGGGAAGAACGTGGTCGTGGCAGTCTACGTCTTAACGATTCTAAAATTGAACATGAATGTTCTCGTTTGGTATTTAGAACAGCAGGAAATTTACGTTTATTGCTAAATACCAAG gtTTGGGCCGGCATGGTTGTTGAACGCCCCAGCCAAAAATCATTGCGTTTAACAGCTATGGATAATAcgggtaaaataaaaattttcttggtAATGGCTCGTCCCGTAGAAATCAATCAGTTATACAGTGCCCTAGTAGAACGTATAGATAAACGCAAAATTTCTCATCCCGATGAATTGTTATGTGCTGCTAGCAACAATAGTGGAGAACAAAATactgaagaaataaaaaatggcTCGGCCAAACACTTGTCCGAAGAAGCTGCTGCTGTAGCTGAACCAGATCATGATGATTCCACTGAGCCCAGTCCCAAGAAAACCATACTCTCCGTTGACGAAGCATCATCAAATGTACAACAATAG